Sequence from the Gloeocapsopsis dulcis genome:
TTTACTTGATTTTGAGTCATTTTGTGTAATCCCTTAATTGGGATAAAAGGATTTTCTTTGCGATATTCAACTAGTACGACTTTCCCCCCTGGTTTGAGAGCTTTTGTAATACCTTGCATGACTTCATATGGATAAGAAAATTCATGATATGCATCTACCATTAGAGCTAAATCAATGCTACTTTCAGGTAAGTTAGGATTAGTAATACTACCTAAGATTGTCTCGACGTTAGTAATCCCTGTATCTTTTTTCAGAAACTCAATAATATCCAACATTTCAGGTTGAATATCTACTGCTAACACTTTTCCATCAGGTAGCTTTTGTGCCATCCGAAAGCTAAAGTAACCTGTCCCTGCACCGATATCTGCTACAACATCTGTGGTTTGCAGTTCCAGTGCATCTAATACCTTTTGTGGTTGTTCTTCTTCTCTACTGGGACGTTCTAGCAATAGTGCTTCTGTATGTCCCATCACTTTGGCAATTTCACGCCCTTGGTAGAATTTACCAATACCATCAGGACTGTGTATGGTGTGATACTGATAATTCTGACTGTTATCTACAGATGGAGTTGCTGCAAGTGTTGTGCAACTCATCAAAACTGTGCAACACACTAATATATACAGTTGAAATATTTTAAGTTTTAGTTGGTTCCAAAACATAACTAAAGAAATACAAGTGATCAGACAAGGGTAGCTTGATGATTGTACTTCTTGTCTTAACGATATCGTCTATCTTCTGATAGAAACATTGGTGTGTGTGCCTGAACTAATATCAAAAAAAGTAGTTTAGATTACAATCAGGCTACAAAAGCTTATGAATCAAGATAGTGATCGCACAAATAATCTTACTTCAACAGATGTAGCTGAAGCTGAGGAACGAGAAACAACCCAAGCTGCGGAACGAAAGGCAAATAGCGTTGCAGATGTCGTATCACCAGAAACACTCGTTGTCAATGAACCACCACCCAAACCGGATTATCCTCGATATCGAGTCAGCCCAGATGAACGTATTAGACTTACTGATATTAGTCCCGATACTTGCGAACACTACAAAAAGAAGAAATATGTAGAACAGGAACTAGAAATTCAAAGGAAGCGGTTGGCAGTGTTACAAGAACGCTTGTACGCTGAAAATGAGCGTAGTGTTTTGATTGTTTTGCAGGCAATGGATACGGGAGGAAAAGATGGCACAATCAAGCACGTTTTTCGAGGAATCAATCCACAAGGTTGTCAAGTTTGGTCGTTTAAAAAGCCTACCGACGAAGAACTAAGTCATGACTTTTTGTGGCGCTATCACCGCCGCGCACCACGTCGAGGAATGATTACTATTTTCAACCGATCGCACTACGAAGATGTTTTGATTGTGCGGGTGAAAGATCTAGTTTCTGAAGAAGTTTGGCGTCAGCACTATCGCGTCATTAACGAGTTTGAGCACATGCTGACGTTAGATAATATTGTTGTCGTTAAGTTCTTCTTGCATATTTCCAGAGACGAACAACGCCGGAGATTAGAAAGTCGTTTGGAAGATCCAGATAAGCGCTGGAAGTTTTCGATTAATGATGTCAATGAGCGCAAATTATGGGACGATTACCAACAAGCTTACGAAGATGCAATTAATAATTGTTCAACGGCTTATGCACCTTGGTATGTCGTACCCTCGAATAAAAAGTGGTATCGTAATTTGGTGATTGCGAGAGCGATCGCTGATACTCTAGAAGCGATGAATCCTCAATATCCGGCTGCTGCTGAAGGACTGAAAAACATTGTGATTCCGAGATAAAGTCGCTAGTGGTTTGTGACTAGATAAGGGTATTGTTGATTGTTACCTATTGACTTTTACTCATAAACAAATGAAAATGATTTGCATTTAGTTGCTAATTTATTACTGCTCATACTCACTAATTGCTTTGCAGTATACAAAAAACTGTGAAGATCGCGATCGCCCATACAGATTATCAAGCACTGTGGTAAGAGAGTAACCTAAAGCCACAGCACCCTGATTCTATGGATCGTCAGGACATCATCGAAGTATGTCCCTATTACTAGAATTAGCGCGACAAGTCGGCTTGAATGACTACAAGCTAAAGATTAGTTTTCGGTAAGTATTTGGGACAACAGCTTTTGGATATTTGCACGAGGTTCGCATGGAGCGATCGCGTCAGTTATTGTTAGAAAATCGCATGAGTGTTAAAAGGTTGCACGGGCGGTAGGATATGCCAATCAGAGTCGTTTCGCGGCTGCGTTTCGCAAGCGATTTGGTGTTAATTCTAAATCTTGTAGTGTAAATCGAGGTACGGATTAGGGATAATTAAGAAGACCCCCTGTAGAATCTATAGATGCCCTTCGACTAAAGTCGAGGATACCCAAACAAAGTGTGCCTCCGCACACTCAATAGTAAGAGTTTTACGAGTAATTCCACGGAGGTGGACTTTGTTTGTCTAGTGGTGAATTCATTCGCACTTGCATTCTGGTAATGTCATTTCTTACGCTAAACTTACGTCCGACAATTGAGTTGACGGATGAACAGTTTGAACAAATCTACCGCAGTAACCCAGAATTGCGACTTGAGCGTACTGCGAGTAGGGAATTAGTTATTATGTCACTAACTGGCAGTGAAACTGGAGGGCGAAATTCCAGCATGATGGGGTAGCTTTGGGCATGGAATCAGCAAAGTCGTCTTGGAAAAACTTTTGATTCTTCAACAGGATTTAAACTTCCAAATGGCGCGACTCGTCCAGATGCAGCTTGGATCTCGCTGAAACGATGGGAAACTTTAACTGCGGCACAAAGACGCGGGTTTGCACCGATTTGTCCTGACTTTGTAGTATAGTTGCGTTCTCCAGGAGATGATAAAGTAATGATTCAAGCAAAGATACGGGAATATATAGCAAATGGCTTGCGCTTGGGCTGGTTGATTGACCCTGAAGCGCGTTCGGTAGAAATTTATCGCACCGATCAGCCTGTAGAAACTATAGACAATCCTGTAACGCTTTCAGGAGAAGTCGTGTTACCTGGTTTTGTACTCGATTTGGCAGAAATTTTTGGAGATTAGTCGTCAAAAAAATCCGTTTGGGATTCAGCGTGATCGCCTAAGTGCAGATAATGATATTAGAAGCAGTACGGAAAGGTTCAATGAATAGTGTTGTTCTCAATCTAGAACCGATCGCACATTTAAGCGATGAGCAATTTTATCAATTGTGTCTTGCCAATCGTGATTTAAGCTTGGAAATGACTGCTGCAGGAGAATTAATTATTGTGCCACCCGTTGGCGGAGAAAGTGGAAATCAAGAAGCAGACTTAATTACAGACTTGAATAATTGGAATCGTCAAGCTAAATTAGGTAAAGTTTTTAGTTCGTCAACTATTTTTATTCTGCCAAATGGTGCAAAGCGTTCTCCTGATGCAGCTTGGGTAAAATTAGAGCGTTGGGAAGCTTTAACACCCGAACAGCGCAAAAAATTTCCGCCACTGGTACCCGATTTTGCGATTGAACTGCGTTCCGAGACAGATCGACTGCAACCTATTCAAGCAAAAATGCAAGAGTATATAGAAAATGGTTTGTGTTTGGGCTGGCTAATTAATCCTCAAGATCAGCAAGTAGAAATCTACCGATCCCAAGCTGTAGAAGTAGTTCAAATGCCAGCGATTCTTTCTGGAGAAGATGTCTTACCTGGTTTTGAGTTGCAAGTGTAGCTAAGCAATTCGTTTAAATGTACTTATGATGTAGCGCGATCGCGCATAAATTTGCTGCTAGATTGACAAAGTTCACGTGAGTTTGGCATAAATCCTAGTTCTTGATGCTGCAATGTTCCAGCTTATAACTAAAAAATTCCGTCGCGTAGCAGACGCGATCGCCTAAATCACTCTATAGTTTGCTTTAGCTTTCTGGCAAAGAATTTGCAATGAGGTGAGTTCACAAGGCAAGTGACATTTAGTATTGGCGTGGGTGACATGAGGCAACAGCGATTGATTGGTTTGATGCTAGTGGGAATGGTGTGGGCGATCGCCATCCCGCCTGTCGCAGCACAAGAAGAGATACCGAGTAAAACGCTTGCAGAATTGATCGCAGCAGAGACGAGGAAACTAAAGACTGTTGACATCGCGCAAAATGTGCCGACACAAGTTACTGGAGTGCGCGTCTTTGATACTGGTACAGGATTGGAAATCATTTTAGATGCAGGGCAATTGTCGCAACCAGCTACCTCGGTTGTCGGTAATACTTTAAATTGCAGATATTCCAAACGCAGTACAGAGTTTACCGCGAGTGTTCCCACTTCCAAAAGTAACTAGAAACTAAGTTCGTCAGGATATGCGCTACAATTGGTACTAGCAAATTACCTGTGTATAAAGCACTACATCCTAGGAGAATACCTACTGCCGTTGCCCAAACAACATAGGGCCATTGCTCAGCGCTACTTAGGTGCAGTACACCGAAGCAGATTCCTGATACAATCACCGCAGCTAGATTAAAACCAAATGCGGGCAACATCACACCGCGAAATAATAATTCTTCGCTGAGTCCTGGAAGCAGCCCTATCCAAATTAAATCAGCCCAATGTAAAGGTTTAAGAACTAACTCAAGGTAAAAATCAGCACTACGACGATACCTCGACCAAAGACGGTAGACAACCCAACTCGCGATCGCAATTGTTAATGCTATACCAAATCCATGCAGCAGAGCTGTTACAGTAAATTGCACATGTAGTAAATCAAAATTACCAAATTGCAACCATAGCTTAGAAACAATTAATAACAATAATGCGGTGACACCCATAGCAATTAAGATCTGGGTACGCGACAAGGGTTGAATGTTTGGGTCAAAACTTTGTTTTTTGGTCACTGTCTTAAAGGGCGAAGGCTTGTATCTGGCATCTTGCCTGGAATGGCTGATGGAAGGGCAATAGTAGTTATTTTAAGTCGCTAAGTAATGCATAGATGAAATAACAGAGCTAAGCGCAGTAGGTGTAATTCCTGCTTTGTGAGTAGCTAATACACCAATTGCTTCTAAGTAAGAGTTTACCTGTATTGTTTTAAGCCCCAATGGTTCTGGAGGAACATAAAGTTGTGTTTGATTTTCTTGTACTGTAATAATTTGGATGGAAGATTGACTAAGACTTAAAACTGCACTACCTCCACAAGCAGTTGCTGGGATAACAACAGCGTCAACTTGATTTACCCAAAGATCGTTTGCAGATAATTCATATTTTGTAACAAACTGTGGCGCACGGCTTAAGCCTACAAGGACACTAGGTAAGAAAGTGTAGCCAATTTCTTCCGCAGCAGAACGCGGTGAGATATCAGGATCGAGGGGTAATGGTAACAAAGCGGGTGCATGGGCACAAGGAACTTGAAATTCTCGGACAATTAAGTGGCTAATGACAGCTTCAGCGCCAGCAAGCGGGTCAACACCTTGACCGTGACGATATTGTTGTAGTGCAGGACTATCCATATCATCGGGGAAACGGGCAACAACAGCGATCGCGTCTACTCTTGCTTTGCTAATTAAAGTCTCTGCTGCACGTAGTAAAGTTCCAGTGTTTTGAATTGTTCCCCAACTTGTACCCGAATTTGATGTACGTAATTCTACGTCGATAGATGCATCAGTGACAACATAATCGAGTAAATTTAGTCCAAGAGTAGCACGGGTTGCTTCTGCGGCTTGCAGTTGCCGTAATTGTAAATCTGGTTCAATACTTTGGTCTAAGATCAAACCAATACGGTTTTGATGTACCGGACGTAAACCCCAGCATCCTGTAGCAAATTGATCGAGTCCGTAGCCTTCTACATAAAAAACATTAGGTAAAGACCAATATAACTGTGCGCCATTAAGAACATTCGGGTGAGTAATGAGGCGATCTGCAACTGAAGTGATCGCCCGCGCGACTGGCATGGCATCTCCGGCATATCCGCCAATTGCTGCACCAATACCAGTTGGTATAATTAAAATAACAGTGTAAGGACGCTGGTTCACGCAGGTTTTGAGTTAATCATCTAAAGTAACAACGGCTTCGACAGTAGCTGTTTGTCGCTGGAGATCTAAAGCTGTAATTGCCCAGCGCAGCGGTTCCCCAGATAAGCGTAATTCTGCCTCAATTACCTTGGGAAGTAGTGCTGGAGAATCATGAAATTTGATTTCAGTGGTAATAAAATGCGTTGTCATTTCTACTTACCCATATCAACTGCGTTGAAACTGACCAAACTGTAAATCGTATACTTCGTCTTCCTTCTCTGTTTCGATCTTTAAATCAGAACGGGGATAGGAAACACAGAGTAAGGCGTAACCTTTTTGCTGGAGTTCAGGACTAAGCCCCATGCCGTCACTTTGTTCTACAGTACCTTCAAGCAGCAAAGCAGCACAAGTTGTACAAACACCTGCGTTGCAGGAACTAGGTAGATCTAAGCCAGCAGCACTTGCAGCACGTAAAATGATTTTGTCTTCGGGAACTTCAATTGTATGAGTTTGACCTTGGTGGTGAATTTGAACAGTATAAGTTTGAGGCATAGACTAAAAAACCGTTTTACTAAATGCCGATTGAAATACGCAGTGTCAGCCATGATTTATTACTAACAAGTAATTGTATCCTGAGCAATTAGCTATTGGCTGTTAGAGCTTAGTAAGCTTCACCAGAAACCCATAACTTCTATAGAAAAGAAAATGCGCAGCATCTTTATTCAAGCTTCCGACTTTCCGATCGTGGAGTTTAGCTAAAAGCTAATTGCTAACTGCTTTTTTTTGATAGACCGTATCATGGTCAACTGTAATTACGGTAACGCGGCGTTAACCTGGCAATAAAAAGACACAATGGCTGATTTAATGGAGATGAGAATGCTGGAAGAATATCGGGAACACGTTGCCCAACGGCAAGTAATGGGAATTCCCCCTTTACCTTTGGACGCCCAGCAAATAGCAGATGTGTGCGAACTACTCAAAGCACCACCAGCAGGAGAAGAAGAAACTCTACTACATTTATTGCGCGATCGCGTTCCTCCTGGCGTTGATCCCGCAGCATATGTTAAAGCAGGATTTCTGACGGCGATCGCTAAGGGTGAGGCAACAAGTCCGTTAATTTCTCCCATCTACGCGATTGAACTTTTGGGCACAATGATGGGCGGATACAACGTGCGATCGCTGGTTGAGTTTCTGTCTAGTGATGATGAAGCGTTAGCCGCAGCTGCGACAACGGCGTTGAGTAAAACTTTGTTAGTGTACGATGCTTTTCATGATGTTGAAGAATTAGCAAAAACAAATTCCTCAGCCCAACAAGTCATGCAGTCGTGGGCGGATGCAGAGTGGTTTATGGCGCGATCGCCTTTACCAGAAGCAATTACTGTCACAGTCTTTAAATTACCAGGTGAAACCAACACTGACGATCTCTCTCCGGCTACACACGCGACGACACGCCCTGATATTCCCTTGCACGCGCTAGCAATGCTAGAGTCACGGATGCCGGAGGCATTGGATACAATTGCTGAATTAAAGCAAAAAGGGCATCCTTTAGCGTACGTTGGTGATGTTGTCGGTACAGGTTCCTCGCGCAAGAGTGCAATTAACTCGGTATTATGGCACATCGGGCAAGATATACCTTATGTACCTAATAAACGCGCTGGGGGATACGTTTTAGGAAGTGCGATCGCGCCAATTTTCTTTAACACT
This genomic interval carries:
- a CDS encoding class I SAM-dependent methyltransferase, whose amino-acid sequence is MFWNQLKLKIFQLYILVCCTVLMSCTTLAATPSVDNSQNYQYHTIHSPDGIGKFYQGREIAKVMGHTEALLLERPSREEEQPQKVLDALELQTTDVVADIGAGTGYFSFRMAQKLPDGKVLAVDIQPEMLDIIEFLKKDTGITNVETILGSITNPNLPESSIDLALMVDAYHEFSYPYEVMQGITKALKPGGKVVLVEYRKENPFIPIKGLHKMTQNQVKKEMALVGLQWQKAENILPSQHIMIFIKPLATANQ
- a CDS encoding polyphosphate kinase 2 family protein, which encodes MNQDSDRTNNLTSTDVAEAEERETTQAAERKANSVADVVSPETLVVNEPPPKPDYPRYRVSPDERIRLTDISPDTCEHYKKKKYVEQELEIQRKRLAVLQERLYAENERSVLIVLQAMDTGGKDGTIKHVFRGINPQGCQVWSFKKPTDEELSHDFLWRYHRRAPRRGMITIFNRSHYEDVLIVRVKDLVSEEVWRQHYRVINEFEHMLTLDNIVVVKFFLHISRDEQRRRLESRLEDPDKRWKFSINDVNERKLWDDYQQAYEDAINNCSTAYAPWYVVPSNKKWYRNLVIARAIADTLEAMNPQYPAAAEGLKNIVIPR
- a CDS encoding Uma2 family endonuclease encodes the protein MNSVVLNLEPIAHLSDEQFYQLCLANRDLSLEMTAAGELIIVPPVGGESGNQEADLITDLNNWNRQAKLGKVFSSSTIFILPNGAKRSPDAAWVKLERWEALTPEQRKKFPPLVPDFAIELRSETDRLQPIQAKMQEYIENGLCLGWLINPQDQQVEIYRSQAVEVVQMPAILSGEDVLPGFELQV
- a CDS encoding CPBP family intramembrane glutamic endopeptidase, which gives rise to MGVTALLLLIVSKLWLQFGNFDLLHVQFTVTALLHGFGIALTIAIASWVVYRLWSRYRRSADFYLELVLKPLHWADLIWIGLLPGLSEELLFRGVMLPAFGFNLAAVIVSGICFGVLHLSSAEQWPYVVWATAVGILLGCSALYTGNLLVPIVAHILTNLVSSYFWKWEHSR
- a CDS encoding DUF3326 domain-containing protein, which gives rise to MNQRPYTVILIIPTGIGAAIGGYAGDAMPVARAITSVADRLITHPNVLNGAQLYWSLPNVFYVEGYGLDQFATGCWGLRPVHQNRIGLILDQSIEPDLQLRQLQAAEATRATLGLNLLDYVVTDASIDVELRTSNSGTSWGTIQNTGTLLRAAETLISKARVDAIAVVARFPDDMDSPALQQYRHGQGVDPLAGAEAVISHLIVREFQVPCAHAPALLPLPLDPDISPRSAAEEIGYTFLPSVLVGLSRAPQFVTKYELSANDLWVNQVDAVVIPATACGGSAVLSLSQSSIQIITVQENQTQLYVPPEPLGLKTIQVNSYLEAIGVLATHKAGITPTALSSVISSMHYLAT
- a CDS encoding 2Fe-2S iron-sulfur cluster-binding protein — translated: MPQTYTVQIHHQGQTHTIEVPEDKIILRAASAAGLDLPSSCNAGVCTTCAALLLEGTVEQSDGMGLSPELQQKGYALLCVSYPRSDLKIETEKEDEVYDLQFGQFQRS